A DNA window from Hordeum vulgare subsp. vulgare chromosome 1H, MorexV3_pseudomolecules_assembly, whole genome shotgun sequence contains the following coding sequences:
- the LOC123408984 gene encoding myb-like protein AA produces NDNDDDDNNNSNNNNNNNNNNNNNNNNNNNKNKNNKNKNNNNNNNNNNNNNNNNKKKKKKNNNNNNNNNNNNKNDEPQQQQQQHHHQQQQLQLQRRQQRQQQRQKQQQRQQQQQQQQQQYNDENNHNNNNNNNNNSNNNNNNNNNNNNNNNNNNNNNN; encoded by the exons aatgacaatgacgacgacgacaacaacaacagcaacaacaacaacaacaacaacaacaacaacaacaacaacaacaacaacaacaacaacaagaacaagaacaacaagaacaaaaacaataacaacaacaacaacaacaacaacaacaacaacaacaacaacaagaagaagaagaagaagaacaacaacaacaacaacaacaacaacaacaacaacaagaacgacg aaccacaacaacaacaacaacaacatcatcatcaacaacaacaactacaactacaacgacgacaacaacgacaacaacaacgacaaaaacaacaacaacgacaacaacaacaacaacaacaacaacaacaat acaacgatgagaacaaccacaacaacaacaacaacaacaacaacaa cagcaacaacaacaacaacaacaacaataacaacaacaacaacaacaacaacaataacaacaacaacaac